GGCATGAACTTTGACCATATGCCCGAACTGCACTGGATCAGCGGCTACGCCCTGGCCTGGGCCAGTTTCTTGCTGGTGGGCCTGACCCTGGCCTGGGTCTTCAAACGGCGCGGCTGGTGGTAAGTGTAAGTGAGCTGCAGCAAACCGGTGAACGACAGAAGGCGGCCAGGAGTTCTTCCCATCGCCTTCTATCTTTTACTTGCTGCCTCTGTCAATCTTTGGGCGCGTCGATCACCTTGGTGCTTTTGCGCTTGGTGCTGCCGGAGGGGACCGTTTTCTGGACCGTCTGGGCGGCGTGGGCGGCTTCAGCCTCCACCTGTTTGTTCACGATGAACTGCTGCAATACCCCGATCGCCGTGGAAATAATCAGATAGATGCTGACCCCGGCAGGGAAAATCAGCGCAAAGTACACGAAGAACAGGTAAATAATGGCCTGCTGGCGGAACATTTCCGGGGTCTTGCGGGTGCTCATCCACAACTGCGCCATGTTGGTGACGAGGTACAGCACCGGCAGGATCCACAGTGGGTCGGGAATCGCCAGGTCCGGCATCCACAAGAAGCCCGAATCGAACTCGAAGTTGCGAATGGTGGACCACAGTGCGATCAAGACCGGCATAGGCAGGAACATGGAAAAGCAGCCTGCCGGATTGAAGTTGTTTTCCTTGTAGAGCGCGGCCATTTCCATCTGCATCTGCATCTGGCTTTCGCGGTCCTTCTGGTCTTTGTAGCGGTCCTGAATCTCCTTCATTTTGGGCTGCAGGATCTGCATCTTGGCGGCGGTGCGGGCCTGTGACTGCATCAGTGGCCACATCACCAAGCGCACCAGCACGGCAATCAAGAGGATCACGATGCCCCAGTCACCCACCAGGCGGTGCAGGAATTCCATGATGCTGACCAGCCCTAAGCTGATATGTCCGAACCAGTTGGGGTCGAACACGCCAGGCATCTGGGCAAAGCCCGTCTGGGTCAGGTGAATCAGCTCGTTGCGGCCACCGTACACATCCACCGAGCTGTTGCCGCTCAGGCCCAGGGCCAGTTGGGCATTGCTGCCGCCGGTCATGTTCACGTCAATCTGGGTGTCGCCTGCCGGACGCAACAAAAGAGCTGGTGACATCTGATTGGGTGGCACGTGCTGCATGGCAGCGTAGCGAATGTTCTCCACGCTGGTGACTCCGGCTCCCTGCACGGTGGCGGACTCGCCTACAGTCGGCAAGGCACGCACACGTGGGTTGCCCTCGTTGGCCAGACCCGGCAGCACCATTTGATACTCACCGACATCGCCGCCCACCTCGGTCTGCACATTGATCAGGTAGTTGCGGGTATGGATAGTCACGGTCTTGGTGATTGGCACGCCGCCCTGCTCGTAACGGAAGACCGCCACCTGCTCGTTGGTTTCTTCGTTGTTGGTCAGCTGCGGCTCCTGCGCCTGCACCGGGGCGTCAGCGTCCAGACCCTCAGCCTGAATCGCCAGGGCGGGGCCGTTTACCAGGTTGGTGATTCCGCGCTCGTTTTGCAGGGCCGTGAAGTCGAACGTGCCGTCCCGGTTTTCCTTGATGTAGGGTGACCCGGCATAGTTCTTGACGTACCAACCGATAATTTCGCCCTTGTTGTTGAAGACGATATCGGCCAGATTGGTGCGGGAAATGCTCTCGCTGCCCTGCTGGCCGTCAAAGTCGGCCTGAATCCAGTCCTGAGTCAAGGTATGCCCGAATGGAGGAATGGGTCCGGTGCTTCCACAGCCTGTGAGCAGCAACGCGCCGCCCATCGCAAGGAGTAATTTTTTGGTCATCTTCAAATTCCTTCACTGGATTGGATTGGCCTGACCCTGGCTGATGCTCGGTCGGGTGGCCCTCTGCGTGATTGATCTCGTGATCTGGCATGGTGACACTGGCTCTTTGGCCAGCCTGATCTGGGGGACCGCTACCGCGCCCAATGTCTCATTACGGGGTTGTCCGCGTCTGTGTTCCCGACCGGCAACCTTCACAGCTGACACCAACGGCAGCCAAAAGGCCATTTCCGGCAAGACACTGCCGTACAGTCTAAAGCCCACAGGAGGCTATAGCGCTACGGCAGCTTAGCAATCCGCCCAGAGCACACGCCGGGGCAGATGACTGCATGCCAAGGAGCGGCAGTCCCAAAAGCGTCTGAGACACAGAACACTTCTGACGCGATCTGTGAATCTACACCTTACATACGGCTGGCCACGAGACTTGCTCCAGGCCCCATACCATGTGATACACTGCCTGCTGTTCTCTTGCGCCTCTGAGGCCACTTGGAGGAGAGCGAGAAAGGCACGGGCGCCCGCCCGCGGCCCCGGCATACACCAGGGCAGCTTACGCCGCCACTGCCCCGGCGCAGGACCAGATTAGCCCTGCCAAATCAGCCACAAGGAGTTGAACCATGTCCAAAAAGCCTGTACCCAAGAAGAAAACCAGCAAGAGCAAGCGCGACATGCGCCGTAGCCACCATGCCCTGAGCGCCCCTGCCCTGAGCGAGTGCCCCCAGTGCTCCTCCAAGAAGCTGAGCCACCACGTGTGCCCCAGCTGCGGCTATTACAATGGCCGTCAGGTGCTGAGCGTCTAATTCACGCCCCGTAAGCAAGACTCCTCCCTCTGTGGAGGAGTTTTTTTATGTCTTTTGCGAGTGGCTGTGCATCTCCATTAGAGAAGACCCACTGCCTATGCCGCGCCGAAGCTGACAGAGGCTCACGCCACAACTTCCGGGTTCAGATAATAAAAAACCCGCTCACTTGGAGCGGTTATGTTCGAAACTATAGCGCCGTATGCAGTATTCGTCAAGCTTATGCGGCCCACCTGGACAACAGCTGGTCCACGTTTAGCGCTTTTCAGCCACCCAGAGTCCGGCAATCCCGAAGGAGAGGGGGCGGTAGCGTGCGCTGAAACCCGCCTCACGCATCATCTGGAGCAGCTGGGCAGGCTTGGGAAAGGCCAGCACGCTTTCGGGCAGGTAGGTGTAGGCCCCGCCGTCTCCGCTTACCATGGCACCAATACGCGGCAGCATCTGCTGAAAGTACAGGCGGTAGGCATCCCCGAACAGGTTCTCGGCAGGCGGTGGGAATTCCAGGATGACCAGCCTACCGCCGGGAGCCAGAACGCGGTGCATCTCGCGCAGACCCTGGCGGTAATCGCTGAAGTTGCGGAAGCCGAACGTGCAGGTCACAGCGTCAAAAGAAGCGTCCGGATAGGGAAGGTCTAGGGCGTCTCCCTCTTCCCAGGTCACGTCCAGGCCAGCCTTATCGCCCTTTTCACGGGCAATGGCCAGCATTTTAGGGACAAAGTCGCTGCCGGTCACGGTGGCATAAGGAGCGCGGCGGCGCAGCATCAGCGCAAAGTCGCCGGTGCCCGTGGCAATGTCCAGCACGCGGCGTGGAGCTTTGGCCAGGGCCTCACCCGCCGCCGTGTGCCGCCAGGTCTGATCCACGCCCAGGCTGAGCACCCGGTTCAGCAGGTCGTAGTGTGGGGCGATAGACGCGAACATCTGTTGCACGTCCGCGCCTTTATCTTGGCCGTCGCCCACGGCAGGTTTGCGGGGAGGCTGGTTAGGGTTGGGGTCGGTCATGGCCCCGCCATGTTAGGGCACATCCAAATAAGCCTGCAGGGCAAGCGTCATCCGATCAGCGAATCACGCCCAGTTCACGGCCTACCTCGGCGTAGGCAGCCAGCGCTTGATCCAGGTCCTCACGGGTATGCTCGGCGGTGATGATGTTGCGGATACGCGCCAGATCCTTCGGGACCGTCGGAAAGCCCAGACCCACGGCGAAAATCCCCCGGTCCAGCAGCATCCGGCTGGCCTCAAACGCGGCGGACGCCTCACCGAAAATGACCGGAGTGATCGGTGTTTCGCTGCCCAGGTGATCAAAGCCCAACCGCTCGATTTCGGCCTTGAAGTAGTGGGTGTTGTCCCACAGCCGCTTCATAAAGCTGGGATCCTCCTGCACCAGATCAATCGCCGCCGAGAGTGCCCCCACCACCGCTGGCGGCTGAGCGGTACTGAATAGGTAAGGCCGCGCCCGGTTGATCAGCAGTTCGCGCAGGTCGGCGTGGCCCGCTGCGTAGCCGCCCACCACCCCCCACGCTTTGGACAGCGTGCCTACCTGAATCACGTCGTCCTCCTGATCGAAGCCGAAATGATGCACCGTGCCGCGCCCCGCTTCACCCAGCACGCCGGAACCGTGGGCATCGTCCACATAGGTCACGGCCCCGTAGCGGCGAGCCACCGCCACGATCCGGTCCAGTGGAGCAATGTCGCCGTCCATGCTGAATACGCCGTCAGTCACAACTAGCTTGAGGCCGTCCGTGTCGTTTTCCCTCAGCGCCCGTTCCAGGTCATCCATGTCGGCGTGTTTATAGATTTTCTTGGTCGCTTTGGTCAGCCGCAGGCCGTCAATGATGCTGGCGTGGTTCAGCTCGTCACTGATCACCACGTCGCCTTCCTTGAGTACGGTGCCCAGCACGCCCTGATTGGTGGTGAAGCCCGAATGCAGCACCAGTGCGCTGCCCGTGTGCTTGAAGCGGGCCAGCTGCTCCTCGAAATCCTCGTGGATCTGCATGGTTCCGGCGATGGTCCGCACCGCTCCGGCCCCCGCGCCCCAGTCACGCAGGTAGGCCGCCGCCCGCTCCTTGATGACCGGATGATCGGCAAAGCCCAGATAGTTGTTGGAGGCCAGGTTGATGACGTCCTGGCCCGCAATACGGCTGTGCGCCCGGTTGGGGCTTTCCAGTACACGGGGATGAATCAGCAGCCCGGAGTCACGCAGGCCCTGAAGTTCGCTCTGTAGGCGGTCAGTAAGGGAGATGGACATGCCTCCATTCTAAGGAGCTGTCCAAGCAGGAGCACTCATTTGGCGCAGTGAGACGGTTAAGGTCTTTTTACCCGTTCAGGCGCTCAGTTCCAGGTCCAGTCCCAGAAAGCGCCACAGCGCCCGGCGGTGAATCCGCATTCCCCCGGGGGTTTCGGCGGCGCGCAGGCGACCATCACGAATCCAGCGGCGCACGGTGCGCTCGTGGGTGCAGGTAAAGTCAGCGACTTCGCTGACCTTGAGCAGTTTGGGCAGGGTTTTGTACTGGCGTTCCAGAGTCATAGCGGGCCTCCAAAGCAAAAGAGGCCACCATGCGGCAGCCCCTCCCGGTCAGATTCCAATTTGCGCTGAAAAGCAAGCTCCCTGGCTCCCCCACACGCCAGCGGCGGCAGGGCAAAGTCAGGGGCTGGGGCGTTCGCTTTCAACTTGGGCTGAGGCTAGCATGACCCCTGTCACGTTTGGGTCAGCGCACGCTGAAACTTTATTCAGAAATCTCAGAGAAATACATGACGCCCCAGCTAAGCCATTTGGCGTACGCAGGCCACATGACAACCAGCCCGACCAGACGCCACCTTGAAGCCATGATCACCCCCACCCTTCGTCCTATGCAAGCCGCCGACGCCTCAGCGGTAGCAGCCCTTCAGAACGCTGCCTGCCGTGGGCTGTGGCACATCACGCCAGCCGAGGTGCTGGCCCAGACGGGTCAGCGAAGGGTGGTCGAGCAAGCGGGCCACCTGGTGGGCGGCGCCCGGCTTTATCCTTTTGGCTTAGGTGCCGAAGATGCCCTGCGCCTGAGCCTCTGCGGCGACGCGGCCCACTTTTCAGCGCTGTACCTGCACCTCCTGGCAGCGGCAGACCTGAGCGGCTGCACCCGGGTACTGGGCGTGGTCCGTGAGGACTGGGCCGAGCAGGTCGGCTTCTTTCAGGCGGCAGGCTTTGCCAATGTCTGGCAAACCTACGGCGCAAGGCTGGACCTGACTGGCTTTGACTTTGCCCGCTTCGCACCGGAGTTGGAGCGGCTGTATCTGGAGGGGCACGAAATCCGCGAATGGCCTGCCGACGGCGACGCGGCGCAGCTTTATGCACTGGACCAGCAGTTTCAAGCGGACGCTCCGGCTACGCCGGTCACACCTACCGCCCACCGCCCCCTGTCCGCTTTTGCCGAAGAACTGCGGCGGCAGCGCACCTGGGTGCTCTGGCGGGGAGATGAGCCACTGGCCTTCACCACCTTTCACGCGCCCTACGGCATTCCCGACAGCGCCGGGACCGTCACCCGGCGAGGCGAGCGCGGACGGGGCCTCGCGGCGGCCCTCAAAGCCCATGCACTGGAAGAACTACGGCGCGAAGGGAATACGCAAACCAGTACCGGCGGCGCAGTCGCCAATCTGCCGATGCTGCGTGTCAACCTGCGGCTGGGCTACTGTCCGGAACCGATGTGGCTGACCTTCGAGCGCCCACTGTAAGGGTTGGCTTCAGTCCAGCCCATCCAGAAAACAGACTGCTGCGGCCAGCACCGCTTCGCGCGCTTCACGGTGGGGCGTGTGACCGCAGTGGGGCAGCACCAACGTCTGCACTGGCCCCTGCACGGCCTCAGCGGTGCGCCAGACCTGCGCCAGCGTGCCGAATTCGTCGTCGCGGCCCTGCATGACCAGCAGCGGAGCCTGGATGCGGCCCAGTAGCGGTTCGATGGTCCAGTCCCGGTACTCCTCCGACAGCCAAGTGTCGGTCCAGGCACGGTACAACGCCTGAACCCGCTCAGGGGTGCCGTGATAGCGCCTCAGCCGCTCGGCGATATCGCCCGTCTGATAAGCCTGCGCCGCTGCCTCGACACCGCGCCGGGTCAGGTTCTCATTGAAGATATGACCGCTCTCAGTGACGGCTCCGGCCACCCGCTCAGGGCGCAGGGCCGCCGCCAGCAGCGCAATGCTAGCGCCATCGCTATGACCGAACAGCACGGCCCGCTCTACTCCCGCCGCGTCCAGTAGGGCTGGGAGCACCTCATCCGCCTCACGGTTCAGGTAATCCGTGTCTCTGGCCCACACAAAGTCGTCTGAATGCCCGTAGCCGAAGCGGTCATAGATCAGCGCGTGCCGCCCCGACGCCTGCGCCAGTGTCTGCGGAAAGTCACGCCAGGTCGCCGCACTGCCCAGCGAATCATGGAGAAAGACCAACGGCGCACGGTGATCAGCCGGGCCACCTGCCGGATGCCGCAACCAGCGCACGGCACAGAACCGATCCCCCAGCCCCAGCGCGGAGCCGACATTCAGCCGCTCTTCGCTGACTTGCAATTCGCCCTGCTGCATGCTGACGATCGCTTCACCCAGCCGGGCGATGCCTTCACGAATCTGATCCTCATCGTTAAAGGCAAAGCACAGCCGGATATAGTTCGGCGCTTGACCGTCCACCGCAAACAGATTGCCTGGCTTGAAGGTCACGCCGTAAGAGTGGGCGCGGGGTTCCAGCTGCTCGGCCACCATGTCAGGCGGCAGGCGCAACCACACGAAATATCCGCCGTCCGGCTCGCGAAACGAGCAATCGGCAAAGGCCGGAGCGCGCAGGCTCTCGACCATGACGCGGGCGCGTGCCCCAAAGGTTTCCAGGATTTCGCCCAGATAGCGGTCCATCAGCCCCAGTTCCAGCACCGAGCTGACCATCGAAGCGCCGATGGGGTTGGTTCCACCCGCGCTCTGGAGGGTCGGGTTGGTCACCAGATATTCCAACATGTCACGCCGGGCGTGAATCCAGCCCACCCGCAGCCCCGGTGCCAGAATCTTGGAAAAGGTGCCCAGCGAGATGACCCGCCCACTGTCCACATACGACGAATACGAGGGCGGCGTCTCGCCACGGTAGGTCAGCAGGTGATACACCTCGTCGGCCACGATATACAGGTCATATTTTTCAGCCAGGGCCACCAGCGCTTCGCGGCGTTCGCGGCTCTGGGTCAACCCGGTGGGGTTGTGGTGGGTGGGAATGGTGTAAATCAGCCGGGGGCGGTGCTGCCGGATCAGCGCTTCCAGGGCTGTCAGCTCCAGGCCTTCATCGTCCATCGGCGCGGAAATCACGTTCAGGCCGTGACTTTGCATGATGTCGGGCGACGCGAAATAGGTGGTGCTCTCGATGATGACGCTCTGCCCCGGCCCCGCCAACATGGTGCAGACCATGTCCAGCCCGCCGGAGATCCCCCCCGAGATCAGCAAATCCTGGGCATTCAGTTGCAGGTCATAGTGACGGTTCAGAAAAGCGGCCAGTTGCTCACGCAAGTGCGGATCGCCCCACTCGTCGCCGTACTGCAGAAAATAGGCGTCGCCCTGCGCGAAGCGGTGCTGGGACGCCTGCTCAAAGACGGAATGGGGCAGCAAGGCATCGGCGGGATAGCCCAGGCCCAGGTTGATCATCTGGGTTTTGGGGAGGGTAGCGGAGGTCATGGGGGAACGTCCTTTCTTTATGAATAAACCTGGAGACAGTAGGCTCGACTCCCGGCAGCGTGCGCCGACTGGGAGTCGCGTTACTTCCTACTCTGACGCCTGATCCGGCCCGCTGACAACCCCCTGCGGAGGAAGAAGGCGGAAGGCGGAAAGCGAAAGAGCCCACTGGAGAGTCTGTGCCAACCCATACCCATCCAAAGTCGGCCCGCAGGCCCTCAGACCCGAGGACTCTTCAACCCCCAGACGGGCAGAACCCTACGCTTGCTCCCTTCTCCCTTTTGCGTTGCGCACGCAACCACGAAGGCGGTTTTTTGGTTGATACTCGCCTCCGCTCGCGGGAGCAACGGATACTCACCTCCGCTCGCGGGAGCAACGGATACTCACCTCCGCTCGCGGGAGCAACGGATACTCACCTCCGCTCGCGGGAGCGGGAGCAACTAGTGATTCAGCACCCGGCTGAGGAAGTTCTGGGTCCGCTCCAGCCGGGGTGCCCCGAAGAACTCGGCGGGCGGCAGGTCTTCGAGCAACTGGCCCTGGTCCATAAACACCACCCGGTCGGCCACTTCACGGGCAAAGCCCATCTCGTGCGTGACCACGATCATGGTCATGCCTTCGTTCGCCAAGCCGCGCATCACGTCCAGCACCTCGCCCACCACTTCGGGATCTAACGCGGAGGTGGGTTCGTCGAACAGCATGACCTGCGGCTGCATGGCCAGCGCCCGCGCAATCGCCACGCGCTGCTGCTGCCCGCCTGAGAGCTGCGGCGGAAACTTGTGGGCTTGCTCAGCGATCCCCACCCGTTTCAACAGCGACATGGCCCGTTCCTGCGCCTGCGCTGGGCTCAGGCCGCGCAGTTTGACCGGGGCCAGCGTCACGTTGTCCAGCACGCTCATGTGCGGGAACAGATTGAACTGCTGAAACACCATGCCCACCTCACGGCGCACCAGCGGCAGGTTGCGCGTCTCCGACAGACGGTGACCGTTGACCACGATGTCACCCTGCTGGAACTCCTCCAGGCGGTTGATGCAGCGGATCAGGGTGGACTTGCCGGACCCCGACGGCCCCACGATCACCACTTTTTCGCCGCTCCCAACCTGCATCTTCACGTCCCGCAGCACGTGATGCTTGCCGAACCATTTGCCGAGGCCCTGAATGTCGATAATCGGTGCGTTACTCACCTGTGCCGTCATCTCTTGTCCCCCTCACCCCAGCGCTGCTCTATACGGTTAGAGACGAAGCTCAGCACCAGCGTCATAGCCAGATACACGATCGAGATGGCCAGGTACATCTCGAACGGTTTGTAGGTCCGGGCCGCCACGATCTGCCCGGCGCGGGTCAGTTCCACCAGCGCGATGGCCGAGAGCAGCGAAGTGTTCTTGAGCAGGTTCAGCGCCTCGTTGACCAGCGGCGGTAGCACCCGGCGGAAGGCCTGGGGCAGCACGATATAGCGCATGGTATCGCGCGGCGAGAAGCCCAGCGACAGTGACGCTTCGGTCTGCCCACGCGGCACACCCTGAATGCCGGAGCGCATAATTTCCGCGACATAAGCACCGGAATTCAGCGAAAACGCCAACAGACCCGCTGGCAGCGGCTCCATGTTGATCCCCGTGATTTGCGGCAAGCCGAAATAGATCAGGAAAATCTGTACCAGCAGCGGCGTACCGCGAATCAGTTCAATGTAAGCCGTGGCCAGCCAGCGCAGCGGCGCGATGCCCGACAACCGGGCCAACGCCACCAGCGTCCCGATGATGATGCCGGCCAGCAGCGACACTGCCGTGATGATGAGGGTCAGCCGGGCGCCTTCCAGCAGGTACGGCATGCTCTCGGCGATCAGTTGAAAATCCATACTTCTCCCCTGCGGATATTCCTCTCAGGCCCAGTCCAGGCAGGCAGAGGAAAGATGAAAAGGTGGCCCAGAACTCCAGGCCACCCACGTTACGGCGTCTGGGTAATTATTCGGTGAACCACTTGGCGCGCATGGCTTCCAGCTCACCGTTGCCTTGCAGGGTCGCCAGAGCAGCGTTCAGCTCGGCCACCAGGTCGGTGCATTCCAGCTGGGTGGCCAGCGCCTTGCTGCCGCCGTCCATCTCGCCGGCCAGCTTCACGTCGCTGTGAACCTTGACGTACTCCTCACCCACTGGGGCGTCCACGATCATGGAGTCGATCTGGCCGGACTTCAGGGCGCCCAGCGCGTCGCTGAAGAGGTTGAAGTCGCGTACATCAGCTCCTTCGATTTCGCGGGCCATGTCAGCCTGCACCGTGCCCAGCTGTACACCCACAGTCTTGCCACTCAGGTTTTCGGCGCTTGTCACAGTGTTGTCGTCCGCCGCCACCACGATTACGTTGATGGTTTCCTCGTAGGGATCGGTAAAGGCCACCGACTCGGCGCGCTCTGGCGTCACCGACAGGCCCGCCGCAATCAGATCGGCGCGGCCCGCAACCAGCGAGGGAATCAGGCCGTCGAAGCCCTGCCCAGTGAACTCGGCCTTCACGCCCATTTCCTCGGCCAGGGCGTTCACCATATCCACGTCAAAGCCCACGATGTTGTTCTGATCGTCGGTGGACTCGTAGGGCGGGTAGTCCGGGCTGGTGATCACGCGCAGTCCGTCGGCCCGGATACGGTCCATGCAGGCGCCGCCCGTGGTAGCTGGAGTGGTGGCCGCCTCGGTGGTGGCCGTTTCCGTGGTCGTGGTGGTTTCAGCCGGAGCCGTCTCGGTCTGGGTGGTCGTGGTGGTCGTCTTCTCGGCAGGAGAGTTACAGGCGCCCAGCAGCAGTGGGGCGAGCATCAATGGGAACAGCAGGGTCTTTTTCATGGGATTTCCTTTTGGGTTATGCCAGATTCTTGGGAAGAAATGAGGGAACAGAGTCGCTGTATAGATGCAGCACTGAACTTGGGCATAAAGCGCGGGCTGCTGGCCTTCACGGGGCGTCAGACGTAGAAAGGCCAGCCACTGAACCCGCTTCTACAATTGCAGAATAGTACACCCACACCGATATGTATTCAAGCTGATGTATGCGTCTCCTATACGGCCTCGGCCGACAGGAGAACTCTGTGAGACTGCACACCCTAAACTGCCGGGCGTGGACCTGCTGCCCCTGCCGTTCATCCTGCTCAGTGCCCTGATCTTCGGGCTGCTGGTCGGCTCTTTTACCAATGTGCTGATCTGGCGTCTGCCGCGTGGCGAGAACATTTCCTTTCCGCCCAGTCACTGCCCGAACTGTGACCATGCGCTGGCCCCGCGTGATCTGGTGCCCGTGCTGTCGTGGCTCAGTCTGCGCGGCAAGTGCCGCTACTGCGCGGCCCCGATCAAGCCACGCTATCCGGTTATCGAGCTGATTTCGGGGGTGGCTTATGCGCTGATTGCGTACTTTTATCCACCAGCGCTCTATGGCCTGGGCACGCTGGGGCTGACACTGTTTTTCACCATCCTGCTGGCAGGGAGCGCCATTGACTTGGACACCTACACCATCCCCGACGAGCTGACCCTGCCGGGTGTGGGCCTAGGTTTGGGTTTCGCGGCGCTGGCAGGCAGTGGACTGGCTGCGGGCGGCCTACCCAACTTTGCTGAAGCGCTGGCAGGGGCGCTGACGGGCGCGGGCCTGCTGATGACCATTGATCTGATCGGCTCGTGGGTGCTGCGGCGCTTCCGCGAGCGGCAGTACCCTGACGCGCCCATCGGACATCAGCAAATCGCGCTGGCCCTACTGGTCGGAGCTTGGGCCGGGCCGCTGTGGGGCATGGGCGCGGCGCTGCTGTCGGCGGCGGTCAATGCGGGCACCCGCCGGGTGGTTCGCATTCCCGAACTGCTCACACTGGGCGGGGCACTGCTCAGCCTGGCGCTGGGCGTGAACTTGGGGCGTGACCCGCTAGAGCTGGTGAATGGAGGCTTGCAGGGCGCAGGGGCAGCCGCCCTGATCGCTGGGCTGTACTGGTGGATTCAATACGCCTGGATTCAGAAAGGGACTGGACAGACCGAGGCCGAAGAGGACGCTCCCTTCGACCCCAGCGCGATGGGCTTTGGAGACGTGAAGCTGGCCGGGGCCATCGGCGCGTTTCTGGGCGTGAGTGGCGTGCTGGTCAGCGTGGGCGTGGCTGTGTTCGCCGGGGCCATCCTGGGCGCAGCGCAGATGCTGCTGAAAGCCGAAAACCGCCTGAAGTTCGGCCCCTATCTGGCCATAGGCGCCGTGGTGGCGATGCTGTGGGGTGACGCGGTGGTCGGCTGGTACCGGGGGCTGCTGGGGTTGTAGCAACAGCTACACCT
The sequence above is a segment of the Deinococcus radiophilus genome. Coding sequences within it:
- a CDS encoding helix-turn-helix domain-containing protein — encoded protein: MTLERQYKTLPKLLKVSEVADFTCTHERTVRRWIRDGRLRAAETPGGMRIHRRALWRFLGLDLELSA
- the yidC gene encoding YidC/Oxa1 family membrane protein insertase, which codes for MTKKLLLAMGGALLLTGCGSTGPIPPFGHTLTQDWIQADFDGQQGSESISRTNLADIVFNNKGEIIGWYVKNYAGSPYIKENRDGTFDFTALQNERGITNLVNGPALAIQAEGLDADAPVQAQEPQLTNNEETNEQVAVFRYEQGGVPITKTVTIHTRNYLINVQTEVGGDVGEYQMVLPGLANEGNPRVRALPTVGESATVQGAGVTSVENIRYAAMQHVPPNQMSPALLLRPAGDTQIDVNMTGGSNAQLALGLSGNSSVDVYGGRNELIHLTQTGFAQMPGVFDPNWFGHISLGLVSIMEFLHRLVGDWGIVILLIAVLVRLVMWPLMQSQARTAAKMQILQPKMKEIQDRYKDQKDRESQMQMQMEMAALYKENNFNPAGCFSMFLPMPVLIALWSTIRNFEFDSGFLWMPDLAIPDPLWILPVLYLVTNMAQLWMSTRKTPEMFRQQAIIYLFFVYFALIFPAGVSIYLIISTAIGVLQQFIVNKQVEAEAAHAAQTVQKTVPSGSTKRKSTKVIDAPKD
- a CDS encoding amino acid ABC transporter ATP-binding protein, giving the protein MTAQVSNAPIIDIQGLGKWFGKHHVLRDVKMQVGSGEKVVIVGPSGSGKSTLIRCINRLEEFQQGDIVVNGHRLSETRNLPLVRREVGMVFQQFNLFPHMSVLDNVTLAPVKLRGLSPAQAQERAMSLLKRVGIAEQAHKFPPQLSGGQQQRVAIARALAMQPQVMLFDEPTSALDPEVVGEVLDVMRGLANEGMTMIVVTHEMGFAREVADRVVFMDQGQLLEDLPPAEFFGAPRLERTQNFLSRVLNH
- a CDS encoding glycine C-acetyltransferase — translated: MSISLTDRLQSELQGLRDSGLLIHPRVLESPNRAHSRIAGQDVINLASNNYLGFADHPVIKERAAAYLRDWGAGAGAVRTIAGTMQIHEDFEEQLARFKHTGSALVLHSGFTTNQGVLGTVLKEGDVVISDELNHASIIDGLRLTKATKKIYKHADMDDLERALRENDTDGLKLVVTDGVFSMDGDIAPLDRIVAVARRYGAVTYVDDAHGSGVLGEAGRGTVHHFGFDQEDDVIQVGTLSKAWGVVGGYAAGHADLRELLINRARPYLFSTAQPPAVVGALSAAIDLVQEDPSFMKRLWDNTHYFKAEIERLGFDHLGSETPITPVIFGEASAAFEASRMLLDRGIFAVGLGFPTVPKDLARIRNIITAEHTREDLDQALAAYAEVGRELGVIR
- the rpmF gene encoding 50S ribosomal protein L32 — translated: MSKKPVPKKKTSKSKRDMRRSHHALSAPALSECPQCSSKKLSHHVCPSCGYYNGRQVLSV
- the ubiE gene encoding bifunctional demethylmenaquinone methyltransferase/2-methoxy-6-polyprenyl-1,4-benzoquinol methylase UbiE encodes the protein MTDPNPNQPPRKPAVGDGQDKGADVQQMFASIAPHYDLLNRVLSLGVDQTWRHTAAGEALAKAPRRVLDIATGTGDFALMLRRRAPYATVTGSDFVPKMLAIAREKGDKAGLDVTWEEGDALDLPYPDASFDAVTCTFGFRNFSDYRQGLREMHRVLAPGGRLVILEFPPPAENLFGDAYRLYFQQMLPRIGAMVSGDGGAYTYLPESVLAFPKPAQLLQMMREAGFSARYRPLSFGIAGLWVAEKR
- a CDS encoding aminotransferase class I/II-fold pyridoxal phosphate-dependent enzyme — its product is MTSATLPKTQMINLGLGYPADALLPHSVFEQASQHRFAQGDAYFLQYGDEWGDPHLREQLAAFLNRHYDLQLNAQDLLISGGISGGLDMVCTMLAGPGQSVIIESTTYFASPDIMQSHGLNVISAPMDDEGLELTALEALIRQHRPRLIYTIPTHHNPTGLTQSRERREALVALAEKYDLYIVADEVYHLLTYRGETPPSYSSYVDSGRVISLGTFSKILAPGLRVGWIHARRDMLEYLVTNPTLQSAGGTNPIGASMVSSVLELGLMDRYLGEILETFGARARVMVESLRAPAFADCSFREPDGGYFVWLRLPPDMVAEQLEPRAHSYGVTFKPGNLFAVDGQAPNYIRLCFAFNDEDQIREGIARLGEAIVSMQQGELQVSEERLNVGSALGLGDRFCAVRWLRHPAGGPADHRAPLVFLHDSLGSAATWRDFPQTLAQASGRHALIYDRFGYGHSDDFVWARDTDYLNREADEVLPALLDAAGVERAVLFGHSDGASIALLAAALRPERVAGAVTESGHIFNENLTRRGVEAAAQAYQTGDIAERLRRYHGTPERVQALYRAWTDTWLSEEYRDWTIEPLLGRIQAPLLVMQGRDDEFGTLAQVWRTAEAVQGPVQTLVLPHCGHTPHREAREAVLAAAVCFLDGLD
- a CDS encoding amino acid ABC transporter permease, whose protein sequence is MDFQLIAESMPYLLEGARLTLIITAVSLLAGIIIGTLVALARLSGIAPLRWLATAYIELIRGTPLLVQIFLIYFGLPQITGINMEPLPAGLLAFSLNSGAYVAEIMRSGIQGVPRGQTEASLSLGFSPRDTMRYIVLPQAFRRVLPPLVNEALNLLKNTSLLSAIALVELTRAGQIVAARTYKPFEMYLAISIVYLAMTLVLSFVSNRIEQRWGEGDKR
- a CDS encoding GNAT family N-acetyltransferase, producing MITPTLRPMQAADASAVAALQNAACRGLWHITPAEVLAQTGQRRVVEQAGHLVGGARLYPFGLGAEDALRLSLCGDAAHFSALYLHLLAAADLSGCTRVLGVVREDWAEQVGFFQAAGFANVWQTYGARLDLTGFDFARFAPELERLYLEGHEIREWPADGDAAQLYALDQQFQADAPATPVTPTAHRPLSAFAEELRRQRTWVLWRGDEPLAFTTFHAPYGIPDSAGTVTRRGERGRGLAAALKAHALEELRREGNTQTSTGGAVANLPMLRVNLRLGYCPEPMWLTFERPL